A single genomic interval of Streptomyces showdoensis harbors:
- a CDS encoding FtsX-like permease family protein: MSGSPGRGGVVPLLAGRSLRVHRRAWAAVFAAVALVSLLLGALALTAGWLGLGHARVERYAAAGVVVAGDQEVRWTARPWGGEPVTATAPLTERVRVPAAAAELLRGVAGVRAVVPDDGFSVRDAGSSVADAGSSVRDAGSSVPDPAPSVADAGSSVQEPALSVADAGSSVRDAGGVRGPHGVREYPGRSWEAAARLGGYGLTAGRAPGTAGEVVAGAGLGARIGRQVAGYRVVGLADGPAALYFGAAEARRLAGHLGRHDAIGVLGEPGVPVATLHARVRQALDAGGAGELRAFTGNGRGEVEDLKALPARDGLLQLLAAVAGTVVLVAVLVLGSLVAQALQQRSGERELLESVGASPRQVRASAGREVTRVAAAAAVLGALGAVPAFLALRAALRDRGLLPPSLELPVPPWLFAAVLLTVGLTVGLARGVVVCAVARRGGPGAARRSGGARRVSGVVLLVAGAGSAGAATLQAGEAAGVAAGAATVTLVAGCALLGPWLAAAAMRVAGPVLCRFGGAPGRLVAAGAAAHSRRLGAALVPAALVTAFATVQLAAGATVERAAAAQARAATVAEYAIGGGGGAGAADGDPAVPAVAAVPAVTAVPDAAEVRRLPGVTAATGVLRSSVVLARTEAGSPRLDRLPVLGVDAEGLAGTLDPGVVAGDLAGLARPGTVAVGADRADSLDVAPGSRVELRFGDGALRRLTVVAVYERSLALGEFLLPRAELAAHMSDPRPARVLLAGPGAAAVAGAEAGPEPERVVPDGAGANGLVSGVVVAAIGALTVLSVLSTLALVGAGRRGELALLHRVGASRRQLRRMLRLEAAFLAGTGLLLGGVVAVLPLAAFARALTGGLPYLPPGQAALIAGTVLLTTYLGTVVLTPLRR; this comes from the coding sequence ATGAGCGGCTCCCCTGGGCGCGGCGGCGTCGTCCCGCTGCTGGCCGGGCGGTCGCTGCGCGTGCACCGCCGGGCCTGGGCGGCGGTCTTCGCCGCCGTCGCGCTGGTCTCCCTGCTGCTCGGCGCCCTCGCCCTGACCGCCGGTTGGCTCGGCCTCGGGCACGCGCGGGTGGAGCGGTACGCGGCGGCCGGGGTGGTCGTCGCGGGCGACCAGGAGGTCCGCTGGACCGCCCGGCCCTGGGGCGGCGAGCCCGTCACCGCCACGGCCCCGCTGACCGAACGGGTCAGGGTGCCGGCCGCGGCGGCGGAGCTGCTGCGGGGCGTGGCCGGGGTGCGGGCGGTGGTGCCGGACGACGGCTTCTCCGTACGGGACGCCGGGTCGTCCGTGGCGGATGCCGGGTCGTCCGTGCGGGACGCCGGGTCGTCCGTGCCGGACCCCGCGCCGTCCGTGGCGGACGCCGGGTCGTCCGTACAGGAACCCGCGCTGTCCGTGGCGGATGCCGGGTCGTCCGTACGGGACGCCGGTGGCGTACGGGGTCCCCACGGCGTACGGGAGTACCCCGGGCGCTCCTGGGAGGCGGCGGCTCGGCTCGGCGGGTACGGGCTCACCGCCGGGCGGGCGCCCGGGACGGCGGGGGAGGTGGTGGCCGGGGCGGGGCTCGGCGCGCGGATCGGGCGGCAGGTCGCCGGGTACCGGGTGGTCGGGCTCGCCGACGGGCCCGCCGCGCTGTACTTCGGCGCGGCCGAGGCGCGACGGCTCGCCGGACACCTCGGCCGCCACGACGCGATCGGGGTGCTGGGCGAGCCCGGGGTTCCCGTCGCCACGCTCCACGCGCGGGTGCGGCAGGCCCTCGACGCGGGCGGCGCGGGGGAGTTGCGGGCCTTCACCGGGAACGGCCGGGGCGAGGTCGAGGACCTGAAGGCCCTGCCCGCGCGGGACGGACTGCTCCAGCTCCTCGCCGCCGTGGCCGGGACGGTCGTCCTGGTCGCCGTCCTCGTCCTGGGCTCGCTCGTCGCCCAGGCCCTCCAGCAGCGTTCCGGGGAGCGGGAGTTGCTGGAGTCGGTCGGCGCCTCGCCCCGGCAGGTGCGGGCCTCCGCCGGGCGCGAGGTGACCCGGGTGGCGGCTGCGGCGGCGGTCCTGGGCGCCCTCGGGGCCGTCCCGGCCTTCCTGGCGCTGCGGGCCGCCCTGCGGGACCGGGGCCTGCTGCCCCCGTCGCTCGAACTTCCCGTCCCGCCGTGGCTGTTCGCCGCCGTGCTGCTGACCGTCGGTCTGACCGTGGGGCTCGCGCGGGGCGTGGTCGTGTGTGCGGTGGCGCGGCGGGGAGGGCCGGGTGCCGCGCGGCGGTCCGGCGGTGCGCGGCGGGTGTCCGGCGTCGTCCTGCTCGTCGCCGGGGCGGGGTCCGCCGGGGCCGCCACGCTCCAGGCGGGGGAGGCCGCCGGGGTGGCGGCGGGGGCGGCGACCGTGACGCTCGTGGCCGGGTGCGCGCTGCTCGGTCCGTGGCTCGCGGCGGCGGCCATGCGGGTGGCGGGGCCGGTGCTGTGCCGGTTCGGCGGGGCGCCGGGGCGGCTCGTGGCGGCCGGGGCGGCGGCGCACTCGCGCCGGCTCGGGGCCGCGCTGGTCCCCGCCGCCCTGGTCACCGCCTTCGCGACCGTGCAGCTCGCGGCGGGCGCCACGGTGGAGCGGGCCGCGGCGGCGCAGGCGCGGGCGGCGACGGTGGCGGAGTACGCGATCGGCGGGGGCGGTGGGGCGGGTGCCGCGGACGGTGACCCCGCCGTGCCCGCCGTGGCCGCCGTGCCCGCTGTGACCGCCGTGCCCGACGCGGCCGAGGTCCGGCGGCTGCCCGGGGTGACGGCCGCGACCGGCGTGCTGCGGTCCAGCGTGGTGCTGGCCCGCACCGAGGCGGGTTCGCCCCGGCTCGACCGGCTGCCCGTGCTGGGCGTGGACGCCGAGGGGCTGGCCGGGACGCTCGATCCGGGCGTCGTCGCCGGGGACCTCGCGGGGCTCGCCCGGCCCGGCACGGTGGCCGTCGGCGCGGACCGGGCCGACTCCCTGGACGTGGCGCCCGGTTCGCGGGTGGAGCTGCGCTTCGGCGACGGGGCGCTGCGGCGGCTGACGGTGGTCGCGGTCTACGAACGGTCCCTCGCACTGGGTGAGTTCCTGCTGCCCCGCGCCGAACTGGCCGCGCACATGAGCGATCCGCGCCCCGCGCGGGTCCTCCTGGCGGGTCCGGGAGCCGCCGCCGTCGCCGGGGCCGAGGCCGGTCCGGAGCCCGAGCGGGTGGTCCCCGACGGGGCCGGGGCGAACGGCCTGGTGTCGGGGGTCGTCGTCGCCGCGATCGGCGCGCTCACGGTGCTCTCGGTGCTGAGCACCCTGGCCCTGGTCGGTGCCGGCCGCCGGGGCGAACTCGCGCTCCTGCACCGGGTCGGCGCCTCGCGCCGCCAGCTGCGCCGGATGCTCCGGCTGGAGGCGGCGTTCCTGGCCGGGACCGGGCTGCTGCTCGGCGGGGTCGTCGCGGTGCTGCCGCTGGCGGCGTTCGCCCGGGCGCTGACCGGCGGCCTGCCGTACCTGCCGCCGGGTCAGGCCGCGCTGATCGCGGGGACGGTGCTCCTCACGACGTACCTGGGGACGGTGGTCCTCACGCCGCTCAGGCGTTGA
- the tmk gene encoding dTMP kinase, with amino-acid sequence MTRAEQPDTDAALVADSRERAVRALLRHQPLRRLWSAQAVGGVGDALAVLVLILLGLQAAVADGALGGGYRGAALAVAAVIGTRILAAVLFGAVLLGPLTALTAPGGPLDRRWTMIGADGVRLALLVVAPLWIDWTPDKALWFLLGTVFVTGAAERLWTVAREGAAPALLPAPPIEGAAVRPLPDHLGALRTLSLRTGFLAVPAAAGVLLLATLVGNLLGSGIDWFSLHQAALGAYVAAGLFAASVSVLVPLTLPGDQTPRPRSPLEGLRLPADKGRTGALPLFVLACGTVAGAIAAAAAVAVLHAYDLGGGLVTYALLVLALSGGTAVGIRTAGSVLTVLSRRRLLALAVAVTGIALLAMGLVPDTATVLALAALAGYAAGVAARTGHSLVDQETEEARRARVTEHLQAVARAAIGAGALAAPLLAAAIGPHRLASGGFVFAHGGAAFTLMLVGALLLPVAALVLAKTDDRAGVPLRRDLGDALRGADPAQAPSPTGFFIALEGGDGAGKSTQVEALAEWIRAKGHEVVVTREPGATPIGKRLRSILLDVSSAGLSNRAEALLYAADRAEHVDSLVRPALERGAVVITDRYIDSSVAYQGAGRDLSPTEIARINRWATGGLVPHLTVLLDVSPETARERFTEAPDRLESEPPEFHARVRAGFLALAAGDPGRYLVVDAGQEPEAVTTVVRHRLDRVLPLSEAEVKAQEEARRKAEEDARRRAEEEAARKAEEERLERERQEQLAKLRAEEEARRKAEEEEARRLEAERQAEEARQRAEEARIAAEEERKRRAAEEKARAEEEERRRKQAEEEARLRAEAEERRLEKQRKAEEALVRAEEARRLAEAAAAKAAEETARKAAEEAARKAAAEEAAAAALAAEAQRKAAAAKAAAKAEEERAAAEKAAADRAAAAERRAAERAEAERRAAEKSAERTAAAEAAAARTTAARTAESAKTTKTAESARTAESAKTAEAAKAAKSVEESANEVTVATPIVTPDARPAGSGTGRPAGSSAPAPASAADDEPTVSPNEVTVPTPIVRLDDETTVLPRIRDPRDAGTDAERTAVLPTVKDAAPADRVPQDFFRDGGAEPEGANDRTRELPQLDENGRPKRRSDWAEETPLDDLPTLADELLGPHDDEDGGRDGRRGRR; translated from the coding sequence ATGACGCGAGCAGAGCAGCCAGACACCGACGCCGCACTCGTCGCCGATTCCCGGGAGCGTGCCGTACGGGCCCTGCTGCGCCATCAGCCGCTGCGGCGGCTGTGGAGCGCCCAGGCCGTCGGCGGCGTCGGCGACGCGCTCGCCGTCCTCGTCCTCATCCTGCTCGGTCTCCAGGCGGCCGTGGCCGACGGAGCCCTCGGCGGCGGGTACCGGGGCGCGGCGCTCGCCGTGGCCGCGGTCATCGGTACCCGGATCCTGGCCGCCGTCCTCTTCGGCGCCGTCCTGCTCGGCCCGCTCACGGCGCTGACCGCGCCCGGCGGCCCGCTCGACCGCCGCTGGACCATGATCGGCGCCGACGGGGTGCGGCTCGCGCTGCTCGTCGTCGCTCCGCTGTGGATCGACTGGACCCCCGACAAGGCGCTCTGGTTCCTGCTCGGCACCGTCTTCGTCACCGGAGCGGCCGAACGCCTGTGGACCGTCGCCCGCGAGGGCGCTGCCCCCGCACTGCTGCCCGCCCCGCCGATCGAGGGCGCCGCCGTCCGGCCGCTCCCCGACCACCTGGGCGCGCTGCGCACCCTCAGCCTGCGCACCGGCTTCCTCGCCGTGCCCGCCGCGGCCGGGGTGCTGCTGCTCGCGACCCTGGTCGGCAACCTGCTCGGCAGCGGCATCGACTGGTTCTCGCTGCACCAGGCGGCCCTCGGCGCGTACGTCGCCGCCGGGCTCTTCGCCGCCTCCGTCTCCGTGCTGGTCCCGCTCACGCTGCCCGGCGACCAGACCCCGCGGCCCCGCTCGCCCCTGGAGGGCCTGCGGCTCCCCGCCGACAAGGGCCGCACCGGCGCGCTCCCGCTCTTCGTGCTCGCCTGCGGCACCGTCGCCGGCGCCATCGCCGCCGCGGCGGCCGTCGCCGTGCTGCACGCCTACGACCTGGGCGGCGGGCTCGTCACGTACGCCCTGCTGGTCCTCGCGCTCAGCGGCGGCACCGCCGTCGGCATCCGCACCGCGGGCTCGGTCCTCACCGTGCTCTCCCGCCGCCGGCTGCTCGCCCTCGCCGTCGCCGTCACCGGCATCGCGCTGCTCGCCATGGGCCTCGTGCCGGACACGGCCACCGTGCTGGCCCTGGCCGCCCTCGCCGGGTACGCGGCCGGCGTCGCCGCCCGCACCGGGCACAGCCTGGTCGACCAGGAGACCGAGGAGGCCCGCCGGGCCCGCGTCACCGAGCACCTTCAGGCCGTCGCCCGCGCCGCCATCGGCGCCGGCGCCCTGGCCGCCCCGCTGCTCGCCGCCGCGATCGGGCCGCACCGGCTCGCCTCCGGCGGCTTCGTCTTCGCCCACGGCGGCGCCGCCTTCACCCTGATGCTGGTCGGCGCGCTGCTGCTGCCCGTCGCCGCGCTCGTCCTCGCCAAGACCGACGACCGGGCGGGCGTCCCGCTGCGCCGCGACCTCGGCGACGCCCTGCGCGGCGCCGACCCGGCCCAGGCGCCCTCCCCGACCGGCTTCTTCATCGCCCTGGAGGGCGGCGACGGCGCCGGCAAGTCCACCCAGGTCGAGGCGCTCGCCGAGTGGATCAGGGCCAAGGGCCACGAGGTCGTCGTCACCCGCGAGCCCGGTGCCACGCCGATCGGCAAGCGGCTCCGCTCGATCCTGCTCGACGTCTCCAGCGCCGGCCTGTCCAACCGCGCCGAGGCGCTGCTGTACGCGGCCGACCGCGCCGAGCACGTCGACTCGCTGGTCCGGCCCGCCCTGGAGCGCGGCGCCGTCGTCATCACCGACCGGTACATCGACTCCTCGGTGGCCTACCAGGGCGCCGGCCGCGACCTGTCACCGACCGAGATCGCCCGCATCAACCGCTGGGCCACCGGCGGGCTCGTCCCGCACCTCACGGTGCTCCTCGACGTCTCGCCGGAGACCGCCCGCGAGCGGTTCACCGAGGCGCCGGACCGGCTGGAGTCCGAGCCGCCCGAGTTCCACGCGCGCGTGCGGGCCGGGTTCCTGGCCCTCGCCGCCGGCGACCCCGGCCGCTACCTCGTCGTCGACGCCGGCCAGGAGCCGGAGGCCGTCACCACCGTCGTGCGCCACCGCCTCGACCGCGTGCTGCCGCTCTCCGAGGCCGAGGTGAAGGCCCAGGAGGAGGCCCGTCGCAAGGCCGAGGAGGACGCCCGGCGGCGCGCCGAGGAGGAGGCCGCCCGCAAGGCCGAGGAGGAGCGCCTGGAGCGCGAGCGCCAGGAGCAGCTCGCCAAGCTGCGCGCCGAGGAGGAGGCCCGCCGCAAGGCCGAGGAGGAGGAGGCCCGCCGCCTGGAGGCCGAGCGCCAGGCGGAGGAGGCCCGGCAGCGCGCCGAGGAGGCCCGGATCGCGGCCGAGGAGGAGCGCAAGCGCCGCGCGGCCGAGGAGAAGGCCCGCGCCGAGGAGGAGGAGCGGCGCCGCAAGCAGGCCGAGGAGGAGGCCCGGCTGCGGGCCGAGGCCGAGGAGCGGCGCCTGGAGAAGCAGCGCAAGGCCGAGGAGGCCCTGGTCCGCGCGGAGGAGGCACGCCGCCTGGCGGAGGCCGCCGCCGCGAAGGCCGCGGAGGAGACCGCCCGCAAGGCCGCCGAGGAAGCCGCCCGCAAGGCCGCCGCCGAGGAGGCCGCCGCGGCGGCGCTCGCGGCCGAGGCCCAGCGGAAGGCGGCGGCCGCCAAGGCCGCGGCGAAGGCCGAGGAGGAGCGCGCGGCGGCGGAGAAGGCCGCGGCGGACCGGGCCGCGGCGGCGGAGAGGCGTGCCGCCGAGCGGGCCGAGGCCGAGCGGCGCGCCGCCGAGAAGTCCGCCGAGCGGACGGCGGCGGCCGAGGCCGCTGCCGCCCGGACCACGGCGGCCAGGACGGCGGAGTCGGCCAAGACGACCAAGACGGCGGAGTCGGCCAGGACGGCGGAGTCGGCCAAGACGGCGGAGGCGGCGAAGGCGGCGAAGAGCGTCGAGGAGTCGGCGAACGAGGTCACCGTCGCCACCCCGATCGTGACGCCGGACGCGCGTCCGGCCGGGAGCGGGACCGGACGCCCGGCCGGTTCGTCCGCCCCCGCCCCCGCATCCGCCGCGGACGACGAGCCGACCGTGTCCCCCAACGAGGTCACCGTCCCCACGCCGATCGTCCGGCTCGACGACGAGACCACCGTGCTGCCCCGGATCCGGGACCCGCGCGACGCCGGGACCGACGCCGAACGGACGGCCGTGCTGCCGACCGTGAAGGACGCGGCCCCGGCCGACCGGGTGCCGCAGGACTTCTTCCGGGACGGCGGGGCCGAGCCCGAGGGCGCGAACGACCGCACCCGCGAGCTGCCCCAGCTCGACGAGAACGGCCGGCCCAAGCGGCGCTCCGACTGGGCCGAGGAGACCCCGCTCGACGACCTCCCGACCCTCGCGGACGAGCTGCTGGGCCCGCACGACGACGAGGACGGCGGCCGGGACGGCCGCCGGGGCCGCCGCTGA
- a CDS encoding DNA polymerase III subunit delta', whose translation MAVWDDLVGQARVEEQLAAAARDADALVTAQAAGEPAPEASKMTHAWLFTGPPGAGRDTAARAFAAALQCVSPDRALGGAPGCGFCDGCHTALIGTHADVEVVRTDLLSIGVKETRDLVRRAQLSPAGRRWQVIVLEDADRLTEGAANVLLKAVEEPAPRTVWLLCAPSLEDVLPTIRSRCRHLTLSTPSVEAVADLLIRRDGIAPEVAQAAARATQGHIDRARRLATDERARARRAVVLKLPLRVGDVGGGLRAAQELVDAAAEDAKQVAEEVDVKETEELKAALGAAQGGRMPRGTAGAMKELEDRQKRRRTRTQRDSLDLALTDLTGFYRDVLAVQLRAASPLANEDVRDALETIARDTTPERTLRRIEAVLACREALDRNVAPLLAVEAMTMALRD comes from the coding sequence ATGGCCGTATGGGACGACCTGGTGGGACAGGCGCGCGTGGAGGAGCAGCTCGCGGCCGCCGCGCGGGACGCCGACGCGCTCGTGACCGCCCAGGCCGCCGGCGAGCCCGCTCCCGAGGCGTCGAAGATGACGCACGCCTGGCTGTTCACGGGCCCGCCGGGAGCCGGCCGGGACACCGCGGCCCGGGCGTTCGCGGCGGCGCTGCAGTGCGTGAGCCCGGACCGGGCCCTGGGCGGCGCGCCCGGCTGCGGCTTCTGCGACGGCTGTCACACGGCGCTGATCGGCACCCACGCCGATGTCGAGGTGGTCCGCACGGACCTGCTCTCCATCGGTGTGAAGGAGACCCGTGACCTGGTCCGGCGCGCCCAGCTGTCGCCGGCCGGCCGGCGCTGGCAGGTCATCGTGCTGGAGGACGCCGACCGCCTGACCGAGGGCGCGGCGAACGTGCTCCTGAAGGCGGTGGAGGAGCCCGCGCCCCGCACGGTCTGGCTGCTGTGCGCGCCCTCCCTGGAGGACGTGCTGCCCACGATCCGCTCCCGCTGCCGGCACCTGACGCTGAGCACCCCGTCGGTGGAGGCGGTCGCCGACCTGCTGATCCGCCGGGACGGCATCGCGCCGGAGGTGGCGCAGGCCGCGGCCCGGGCCACCCAGGGGCACATCGACCGGGCCCGGCGGCTCGCCACCGACGAGCGGGCCCGGGCCCGCCGCGCGGTGGTGCTGAAGCTGCCGCTGCGGGTGGGGGACGTCGGCGGCGGGCTGCGCGCGGCCCAGGAGCTGGTCGACGCGGCGGCGGAGGACGCGAAGCAGGTCGCGGAGGAGGTCGACGTCAAGGAGACCGAGGAGCTGAAGGCGGCCCTGGGCGCGGCGCAGGGCGGGCGGATGCCGCGGGGCACTGCGGGCGCGATGAAGGAGCTGGAGGACCGGCAGAAGCGGCGGCGGACGAGGACGCAGCGGGACAGCCTGGACCTCGCGCTCACCGACCTGACCGGTTTCTACCGCGACGTGCTGGCCGTGCAGCTGCGCGCGGCGAGCCCCCTCGCCAACGAGGACGTGCGGGACGCGCTGGAGACGATCGCCCGCGACACGACCCCGGAGCGCACCCTGCGCCGGATCGAGGCCGTGCTCGCCTGCCGCGAGGCCCTCGACCGGAACGTGGCGCCGCTGCTGGCGGTGGAGGCGATGACGATGGCGCTGCGCGACTGA
- a CDS encoding ABC transporter ATP-binding protein has protein sequence MTTALSLDAVSRVHAGRNRGDGGLIALDSVSLTVPRGRFLAVMGGSGSGKSTLLRCAAGLERPTAGTVRIGDTELGRLKPAALTRLRRDRIGFVFQSLDLVSALDARENVALPLLLAGAPDDGRALAGLAAVGLADRAGDLPATLSGGQRQRVAIARALVTEPEVVFADEPTAALDPATAAEVLALLRRAVDEHGRTVVLVTHDPAAAGWADEAVFLERGRITARLDRPDAERARAMFRPVGRALAAVAR, from the coding sequence ATGACGACAGCACTTTCCCTCGACGCGGTGAGCCGGGTCCACGCCGGCCGAAACCGCGGGGACGGCGGGCTCATCGCGCTCGACTCGGTGAGCCTCACCGTGCCGCGCGGCCGCTTCCTCGCGGTCATGGGCGGCTCGGGCTCCGGCAAGTCCACGCTGCTGCGCTGCGCCGCCGGGCTCGAACGGCCGACGGCCGGCACGGTACGGATCGGGGACACCGAACTCGGCCGGCTGAAGCCCGCCGCGCTGACCCGGCTGCGGCGGGACCGGATCGGGTTCGTGTTCCAGTCGCTCGACCTCGTCTCCGCGCTCGACGCGCGCGAGAACGTCGCCCTGCCGCTGCTCCTCGCCGGAGCCCCCGACGACGGCCGGGCCCTCGCCGGCCTCGCCGCCGTCGGGCTCGCCGACCGGGCGGGCGACCTGCCCGCGACCCTCTCCGGCGGCCAGCGGCAGCGGGTCGCGATCGCCCGGGCGCTGGTCACCGAACCGGAGGTGGTCTTCGCCGACGAGCCGACCGCCGCCCTCGACCCGGCCACCGCGGCGGAGGTCCTCGCCCTGCTGCGCCGGGCCGTCGACGAGCACGGCCGCACCGTCGTCCTCGTCACCCACGACCCGGCCGCGGCGGGGTGGGCGGACGAGGCGGTCTTCCTGGAGCGCGGCCGGATCACGGCCCGCCTCGACCGGCCGGACGCGGAACGGGCGCGGGCGATGTTCCGGCCCGTGGGACGGGCGCTGGCGGCGGTGGCGCGATGA
- a CDS encoding LuxR C-terminal-related transcriptional regulator, whose protein sequence is MRVVIAEDNALLREGLVLLLTSAGHEVAGVAATGPEILPLLLEQRPDVAVLDVRLPPGFRDEGLRAALAARAELPDLPVLVLSQYVEETYAAELLGGGARGVGYLLKDRVGRVDEFLDALDRVAAGGTALDPEVVTELMARRRDDPLDSLTPRERECLELMAQGHDNATIARSMVVTERAVHKHVGNVFAKLALPPSDSGHRRVLAVLAYLNA, encoded by the coding sequence GTGCGTGTGGTGATAGCCGAGGACAACGCCCTCCTGCGGGAGGGGCTCGTCCTGCTGCTGACCTCGGCCGGACACGAGGTGGCGGGGGTGGCGGCGACCGGCCCCGAGATCCTCCCGCTGCTCCTGGAGCAGCGGCCCGACGTGGCCGTCCTCGACGTCCGGCTGCCGCCCGGCTTCCGCGACGAGGGCCTGCGCGCGGCGCTCGCCGCCCGCGCCGAACTCCCGGACCTGCCGGTCCTCGTGCTGTCGCAGTACGTGGAGGAGACCTACGCAGCCGAGCTCCTCGGCGGCGGCGCCCGGGGCGTCGGCTACCTGCTGAAGGACCGGGTGGGCCGGGTGGACGAGTTCCTGGACGCGCTGGACCGGGTGGCCGCCGGCGGGACGGCCCTCGACCCCGAGGTCGTCACCGAACTGATGGCCCGGCGCCGCGACGACCCGCTGGACTCGCTGACCCCGCGTGAGCGCGAGTGCCTGGAGCTGATGGCCCAGGGCCACGACAACGCGACGATCGCCCGCTCGATGGTGGTCACCGAGCGGGCCGTCCACAAACACGTCGGCAACGTCTTCGCCAAGCTGGCCCTGCCCCCCAGCGACAGCGGCCACCGCCGGGTCCTCGCGGTCCTGGCCTACCTCAACGCCTGA
- a CDS encoding sensor histidine kinase, translated as MRESIKEAGRATLHLLLGAAVSLLCYLMIGVVLFTGFLTLTVIGAGVLPESVLLLRRLAGWERRRTAARSGAPVPEAYLPLEGPLPERVRTAVADPSTFADLRWLAAQLVYGMVLLYGAMVLWAPALLVDGVWAGLAGRRPVLLPLIGRLADREADWSRTLLTPGPSAARDAALAARIEQLTATRAGAVAAHGAELRRIERDLHDGAQARLVALSMRIGLARRAYASDPATALKLLDDAQDQAEEALAELRHVVRGIHPPILTDRGLTGAVRALAASSGLEVTVTTEALEGTADVPARTAGGPEPEVASGAPEGTHCPLEGTLRGSDRPRRGSERPRRGSEGTHLAPEGTHRAPEGTRRGPAGPPGAAPRAPAAVEAAAYFAVAEALTNAAKHSGATHASVLLARTPTGLRAAVRDEGRGGAEAAEGAGSGLLGLRRRVAALDGTVRLTSPVGGPTVIEVELPCVW; from the coding sequence ATGCGCGAGTCGATCAAGGAGGCGGGGAGGGCGACGCTGCACCTCCTCCTGGGGGCGGCCGTCTCCCTCCTCTGCTACCTGATGATCGGCGTCGTCCTCTTCACCGGGTTCCTCACCCTCACCGTCATCGGCGCCGGCGTCCTGCCCGAGAGCGTGCTGCTGCTGCGCCGCCTCGCCGGCTGGGAGCGCCGCCGTACCGCCGCACGTTCCGGGGCGCCGGTCCCGGAGGCGTACCTGCCGCTCGAAGGTCCCCTCCCGGAGCGGGTGCGCACGGCCGTCGCCGACCCGTCCACCTTCGCGGACCTGCGCTGGCTGGCGGCGCAGCTCGTCTACGGCATGGTCCTGCTGTACGGCGCGATGGTGCTGTGGGCCCCGGCCCTGCTCGTCGACGGCGTATGGGCCGGCCTCGCGGGCCGCCGACCGGTCCTGCTGCCGCTGATCGGCCGGCTCGCCGACCGGGAGGCCGACTGGTCGCGGACCCTGCTCACCCCCGGCCCCTCCGCCGCCCGGGACGCCGCGCTGGCCGCCCGTATCGAGCAGCTCACCGCGACCCGGGCGGGCGCGGTCGCCGCCCACGGCGCCGAACTGCGCCGCATCGAACGCGACCTGCACGACGGCGCCCAGGCCCGGCTCGTCGCGCTCTCCATGCGCATCGGGCTCGCCCGCCGGGCCTACGCCTCCGACCCGGCGACCGCCCTCAAGCTCCTCGACGACGCCCAGGACCAGGCCGAGGAGGCACTGGCAGAACTGCGGCACGTGGTGCGGGGCATCCACCCGCCGATCCTGACCGACCGCGGCCTGACCGGAGCGGTCCGCGCCCTCGCGGCGAGCAGCGGCCTGGAGGTGACGGTGACGACCGAGGCGCTGGAGGGAACGGCCGACGTACCGGCGCGGACCGCCGGCGGACCGGAACCGGAAGTCGCCTCCGGCGCACCGGAGGGGACCCACTGCCCACTCGAAGGGACCCTCCGCGGTTCCGATAGGCCGCGCCGCGGATCCGAAAGGCCTCGCCGCGGATCCGAAGGAACCCACCTCGCGCCCGAGGGGACCCACCGCGCGCCCGAAGGAACCCGCCGCGGACCGGCCGGGCCCCCCGGCGCCGCCCCCCGCGCCCCCGCCGCCGTCGAGGCCGCCGCCTACTTCGCCGTCGCCGAGGCCCTCACCAACGCCGCCAAGCACAGCGGCGCCACCCACGCCTCCGTCCTGCTCGCCCGCACCCCCACCGGACTGCGCGCCGCCGTACGGGACGAGGGCCGCGGCGGCGCCGAGGCGGCCGAGGGCGCCGGCTCCGGGCTGCTCGGACTGCGCCGCCGGGTCGCCGCGCTCGACGGGACCGTACGCCTGACCAGCCCCGTCGGGGGCCCGACCGTGATCGAAGTGGAGCTGCCGTGCGTGTGGTGA